From the genome of Myxococcales bacterium, one region includes:
- a CDS encoding methyl-accepting chemotaxis protein, producing the protein MAPSTDNRRRHYFIDKGFQSKYVALLIVFIVSLGIAGILILVLGSGSEATATPAGKADLNGALVAMVMVVLVFVILTVWYGIRFSHRVVGPIYAFNRHLNWLREGNYTRDLHLREKDEFQNLANVFNSTQAAMRQRTREDIEVMSRVETGLTQLGDILHHENFNNEQAANLIKRLHQELEAARVKNEGLITP; encoded by the coding sequence ATGGCTCCATCAACCGACAACCGGCGGCGGCACTACTTCATCGACAAGGGCTTTCAAAGCAAGTACGTGGCGCTCTTGATCGTGTTCATCGTTTCGCTGGGCATCGCCGGCATCCTGATCCTGGTGCTCGGCAGCGGCAGCGAGGCCACCGCCACGCCTGCCGGCAAGGCCGACCTGAACGGCGCGCTCGTCGCCATGGTGATGGTCGTCCTGGTCTTCGTCATTCTCACCGTCTGGTACGGCATCCGCTTCTCCCACCGGGTGGTCGGCCCGATCTACGCGTTCAACCGCCACCTCAACTGGCTGCGCGAAGGAAACTATACGCGCGATCTGCATCTGCGCGAGAAGGACGAGTTTCAAAACCTGGCCAATGTTTTCAACAGCACCCAGGCAGCCATGCGGCAACGGACGCGGGAAGACATCGAGGTGATGAGCCGCGTCGAGACCGGCCTGACCCAGTTGGGCGACATCCTGCACCACGAGAATTTCAACAACGAACAGGCCGCCAACCTGATCAAGCGCCTGCATCAAGAGCTGGAAGCCGCTCGGGTGAAAAACGAAGGATTGATCACCCCATGA
- a CDS encoding HD domain-containing protein, whose amino-acid sequence MNEQEMLGKVTRLEQETARLRAEVHALSQALAKGDEALATTEIRLKLAYLATIQALVRAIEAKDPYTVGHSAMVAKVAVSVARQLGLSDDERERIRIAATLLDIGKIGVPGAILVKEEELSAEELSALREHVKIGAQIVEPVIYPWDISSLLYQHHERLDGSGYPEGLRGDDIEFEARVLALADAFVAMLANRAYRKAHDEKEVMKYFYDQAGKTFDDACVAALAQLLAGDEELRRDLEHFNAALSQ is encoded by the coding sequence ATGAACGAACAGGAAATGCTCGGCAAGGTGACTCGCCTGGAACAGGAAACGGCGCGGCTGCGCGCCGAGGTCCACGCCCTGAGCCAGGCGCTGGCCAAGGGTGACGAAGCCCTGGCGACGACCGAAATCCGCTTGAAACTGGCCTACTTGGCAACGATCCAGGCCCTGGTGCGCGCCATCGAGGCAAAGGATCCCTATACGGTGGGCCACTCGGCGATGGTCGCCAAGGTGGCGGTGTCCGTGGCCCGGCAGTTGGGCCTATCCGACGACGAGCGCGAACGCATCCGCATCGCGGCGACCTTGCTGGACATCGGCAAGATCGGCGTGCCGGGCGCGATTCTCGTCAAGGAAGAGGAACTGTCCGCGGAAGAACTGAGCGCCCTGCGCGAGCACGTGAAAATCGGCGCGCAGATCGTCGAACCGGTCATCTACCCGTGGGACATTTCGAGCCTGCTCTACCAGCATCACGAACGGCTCGACGGCAGCGGGTACCCGGAAGGGTTGCGCGGCGACGACATCGAATTCGAGGCGCGCGTGCTCGCCCTCGCCGACGCCTTCGTCGCCATGCTGGCCAACCGCGCCTACCGCAAGGCCCACGACGAGAAGGAAGTCATGAAGTACTTCTACGACCAGGCCGGCAAAACCTTCGACGACGCCTGCGTCGCGGCGCTGGCGCAATTGCTGGCCGGCGACGAGGAACTGCGCCGGGATCTCGAACACTTCAACGCCGCGCTGTCGCAATAA
- a CDS encoding TIGR02266 family protein: MAERPKPGAKKAAPKLEKRRDTRLPLKARVDYELLSEDTFLFEYTSNVSRGGIFLATRNPLPIGTRLSLRFTLPDEDGRAIEATGKVAWINEYKPNGKNLNPGMGIEFVDLSADDKEAISNLIRRKALLLD, from the coding sequence ATGGCGGAAAGACCGAAGCCGGGAGCCAAAAAGGCCGCTCCCAAATTGGAAAAACGCCGCGATACCCGCCTGCCCCTCAAGGCCCGCGTCGACTACGAACTGTTGTCCGAGGACACGTTTCTCTTCGAGTACACCTCGAACGTCAGCCGCGGCGGCATTTTTCTGGCGACCCGCAACCCCTTGCCGATCGGCACGCGGCTCAGCCTGCGCTTCACCTTGCCCGACGAGGACGGTCGCGCCATCGAGGCCACCGGCAAGGTCGCCTGGATCAACGAATACAAACCGAACGGGAAAAACCTGAATCCGGGAATGGGCATTGAGTTCGTTGATTTGTCTGCCGATGATAAGGAAGCGATTTCCAACTTGATTCGCCGGAAAGCGCTGCTTCTCGATTAA
- a CDS encoding co-chaperone GroES yields the protein MKIRPLHDRVILKRLEEETVSKGGIIIPDSAKEKPAQGKVIAVGTGKVLENGTKIEMNVKVNDRVLFSKYAGTEVKIEGEEYLIMREDDLLGVIE from the coding sequence ATGAAGATTAGGCCGTTGCACGATCGAGTGATTCTGAAGCGACTGGAAGAGGAAACGGTTTCGAAGGGTGGCATCATCATCCCCGACTCCGCGAAAGAAAAGCCCGCGCAAGGCAAAGTGATCGCCGTCGGCACCGGCAAGGTGCTGGAGAACGGAACCAAGATCGAAATGAACGTCAAGGTCAACGATCGCGTGCTGTTCAGCAAATACGCCGGCACCGAGGTCAAGATCGAAGGCGAGGAATACCTGATCATGCGCGAGGACGATCTCCTCGGCGTTATCGAATAA